The following coding sequences lie in one Aspergillus puulaauensis MK2 DNA, chromosome 3, nearly complete sequence genomic window:
- a CDS encoding cytochrome P450 (COG:Q;~EggNog:ENOG410PHH6;~InterPro:IPR001128,IPR002401,IPR036396;~PFAM:PF00067;~TransMembrane:2 (n3-14c19/20o35-53i65-85o);~go_function: GO:0005506 - iron ion binding [Evidence IEA];~go_function: GO:0016705 - oxidoreductase activity, acting on paired donors, with incorporation or reduction of molecular oxygen [Evidence IEA];~go_function: GO:0020037 - heme binding [Evidence IEA];~go_process: GO:0055114 - oxidation-reduction process [Evidence IEA]), whose amino-acid sequence MSLVHWAGAASLAGGTSHLAFFIRGEWDGASSTLAAYYMATEALVLVIISRQLELGTWDILSRFFALNFGYFLGLFSSILIYRAFFHPLRSFPGPPLAKLSTLWSIKETVPDFRFHVTVDEAHRSYGDFVRIRPREISINNVDAIRDIHGTGSVCTKGPWYDGSLPAQSLHSTRDKVWHAQRRKVWDRGFTTTALGHYHPRIREHCHDLVTQMSKRVGTPVNVSLWMTYFGFDVISDLTFGKSFDMLKYGTSAPILDLYIKSLPRPAIRRCVPWLFGLVPRPPRTGRSRNRMGSSEWFSTLLQGRREMDQSRVDLFTYIFSDGVEGANIVQLPEADFLRDTQLAIIAGSDTTSTTLAAVLYLLAKNRDQQRLLQEELDSLAEQSRGEELSHKMLLEAQFLNSCINEALRLYPVIPGGANLAGRYIPGDTIVSTPTYSLHRDTRYFPKPSSFIPSRWSSSPELVTCKGAFYPFLTGPYSCAGRNLAYLEIRMVLCSLLSEFSLRFPDGTPYEDMATLFDAKGGFRDYFTAHAPDLNLVFEPRQ is encoded by the exons ATGTCACTGGTGCACTGGGCAGGTGCTGCGAGTCTAGCTGGTGGTACGAGCCACCTGGCATTCTTCATCCGGGGCGAATGGGATGGAGCTAGCTCGACCTTAGCAGCCTACTACATGGCAACAGAGGCCCTTGTGCTGGTGATCATATCCAGACAGCTGGAGCTTGGGACCTGGGACATACTTTCTCGTTTCTTTGCCTTGAACTTCGGTTATTTTCTCGGGCTCTTCAGCAGCATACTTATCTACCGTGCATTCTTCCATCCGCTGCGCAGCTTCCCAGGTCCGCCACTGGCGAAGCTGAGTACTTTATGGTCCATTAAGGAGACGGTTCCCGACTTCAGATTCCATGTTACGGTTGACGAGGCGCATCGGAGTTATGGGGATTTTGTACGCATCC GCCCGCGTGAGATATCTATCAACAATGTTGATGCTATACGTGACATTCATGGCACGGGCTCTGTTTGTACTAAGGGCCCTTGGTATGATGGTTCACTTCCCGCGCAGTCGCTCCATTCGACTCGTGATAAGGTATGGCACGCTCAACGGAGGAAGGTATGGGATCGGGGCTTCACCACCACGG CTCTTGGTCACTACCACCCTCGAATCCGCGAGCATTGTCATGATCTTGTTACACAGATGTCTAAGCGAGTCGGAACCCCTGTCAACGTTTCGCTATGGATGACCTACTTTGGATTCGATGTTATTAGTGATCTCACGTTTGGAAAATCATTCGACATGCTGAAGTATGGCACAAGCGCCCCCATCTTGGACCTATATATCAAGTCTTTACCCAGACCTGCCATCAGGCGCTGTGTACCCTGGTTATTCGGACTTGTTCCTAGGCCACCTAGAACTGGCAGGAGTCGGAATCGAATGGGGTCTTCTGAATGGTTTTCCACCCTCCTCCAGGGCAGGAGAGAA ATGGATCAATCACGAGTCGACCTTTTTACATACATCTTCAGCGACGGCGTCGAAGGTGCAAACATCGTTCAGCTCCCGGAAGCCGACTTCCTTCGTGACACTCAGTTGGCCATAATCGCAGGCAGTGACACAACTTCCACCACCCTAGCCGCCGTGCTATACCTTTTAGCCAAGAACCGGGACCAACAAAGGCTTCTACAAGAAGAACTTGATTCTCTGGCCGAACAATCTCGCGGGGAGGAATTGTCTCATAAGATGCTTTTAGAAGCACAGTTCCTGAACAGCTGCATCAATGAGGCTCTGCGTCTCTATCCAGTCATTCCAGGTGGAGCAAATCTCGCGGGCAGATACATACCAGGGGATACGATCGTCTCAACTCCAACTTATTCATTGCATAGGG ACACTCGCTACTTTCCCAAACCATCATCCTTCATACCATCCCGCTGGTCCTCATCACCCGAGCTCGTCACTTGCAAAGGCGCCTTCTACCCGTTCCTAACCGGTCCGTACTCCTGTGCTGGCAGGAACCTCGCCTACCTCGAGATCCGCATGGTCCTCTGCTCTCTACTCTCGGAATTCTCACTTCGGTTTCCGGACGGCACCCCTTACGAGGACATGGCTACCTTGTTTGATGCTAAGGGTGGGTTTCGGGATTACTTCACAGCCCATGCACCGGACCTCAATTTGGTCTTTGAACCACGGCAATAA
- a CDS encoding uncharacterized protein (COG:S;~EggNog:ENOG410PFXD;~InterPro:IPR010619,IPR024528;~PFAM:PF06738,PF12821;~TransMembrane:9 (o526-547i554-571o605-628i649-669o689-707i714-732o738-757i764-783o836-859i)): protein MAGGYFDLPISSSSRRSSLTDLSGGDRPSPPGPRVSPLEASNEGSPERSVQDPSGAQARQRNAGILKNANRVKFTVSEAGMGLSPVLSPTSQQRVDGRGATLPQKPVPAAGIPSAERGAPGPHSFPFGDISSSFLAGSPAHSRDSSPGIAASDEVSHEKGKAIHSAFSAQERAQKLASHLGRPTKSPNLSPWPSLPSSVASTPTEASQPIEDRDDIPMIRLSEKQFDFFPDGDDDHYGLVDGQPQNRSSEAHQLVQQMARRDFNLLGRIRAHSPGLRSGQATPIEERDPDAYVQRPTHYRGGILSSLLKLYEQPIPNASRGRYGHSRQSSSGDMSGRGLSPDPSWRSPQKPRKWYEKSPNQSNTSLSGSTAKNSIGSPLGMLKRARSSGAISGMPKRMGKPGLEDEIRITIHIAELLSRQRYLIILCKALMKFGAPTHRLEEYMKMTARVLEINANFLYLPGCMIISFDDVSTHTTEVKLVRVNQGVDLGKLSDAHTVYKEVIHDVIGVEEAMQRLVKLVQKDNKYPIWLLILFHGLASASVGPFAFGARPIDLPIAFLLGCLLGILQLVLSPRSHLYSNVFEISAAVLTSFLARAFGSIPYKDGYLFCFSALAQSSIALILPGYLVLCASLELQSRSMVAGSVRMVYAIIYSLFLAFGITIGTAVYGLLDPNASSEYTCPAGPVHNPYLRRFPFVIAFTFCLAAVNQAKWKQIPVMLIISFAGYVTNFFAAKRFASSIQVSSALGAFVVGVLANLYSRIRHGLAAAAMLPAIFVLVPSGLAASGSLVSGIASAGQITSGQSLFSPASNGTQSFVDAAVNMTSSGNNPFQGVVFDIGYGMVQVAIGFTVGLFLAALVVYPLGKKRSGLFSTI from the exons ATGGCCGGTGGTTATTTTGATCTTCCTatatcttcgtcttcccgACGCTCGAGCCTCACTGATCTATCTGGAGGAGATCGCCCGTCTCCTCCTGGGCCGCGCGTATCTCCTCTGGAGGCTTCCAATGAGGGATCGCCGGAAAGGTCGGTACAAGACCCCAGCGGAGCTCAGGCCAGGCAGCGGAATGCAGGCATTCTGAAAAACGCCAACCGGGTCAAGTTCACAGTCAGCGAGGCGGGGATGGGCTTGAGCCCGGTCCTATCACCCACGTCACAGCAGCGAGTGGATGGAAGGGGCGCGACTCTACCGCAGAAACCTGTACCTGCTGCTGGCATTCCGTCTGCTGAGCGAGGAGCACCTGGTCCCCACTCGTTTCCATTTGGGGATATCAGCTCCAGCTTTCTTGCTGGCAGCCCAGCTCACTCCAGGGATAGCTCCCCCGGAATTGCTGCATCTGATGAAGTCAGTCATGAGAAGGGCAAAGCAATCCACTCGGCGTTCTCTGCGCAGGAGCGAGCCCAGAAATTGGCCTCTCATTTGGGACGTCCCACTAAGTCTCCCAATCTGAGCCCGTGGCCAAGTCTGCCGTCATCTGTTGCATCGACTCCCACCGAGGCTTCACAGCCCATCGAGGACCGTGATGACATTCCTATGATTCGTCTCTCTGAGAAACAATTCGATTTCTTCCCCGACGGAGACGACGACCACTACGGCTTGGTAGATGGACAACCACAAAATCGTTCCTCTGAAGCTCACCAGCTTGTCCAACAGATGGCTCGCAGAGACTTTAACCTATTGGGCCGCATTCGTGCCCACTCCCCCGGCCTGCGTTCTGGCCAGGCCACTCCTATTGAGGAGCGGGACCCCGACGCTTACGTCCAGCGCCCTACCCACTACCGTGGGGGTATACTCTCCTCTCTCCTGAAGCTCTACGAGCAACCGATACCAAACGCCTCCCGTGGCCGGTATGGCCACTCCCGCCAGAGCAGTTCTGGCGATATGAGCGGCCGCGGCCTATCCCCGGACCCATCCTGGCGTTCCCCCCAGAAGCCCAGGAAGTGGTATGAAAAATCCCCGAACCAGTCCAACACGTCCCTATCTGGCTCTACGGCCAAGAACTCGATTGGATCACCGTTAGGGATGCTCAAACGCGCACGCAGCAGCGGGGCTATCTCTGGGATGCCCAAGCGGATGGGGAAACCTGggctggaggatgagatcCGCATTACTATCCATATTGCCGAGTTACTCTCGCGTCAACGATACCTTATCATCCTTTGCAAAGCCCTAATGAAATTTGGCGCCCCGACCCACCGATTGGAGGAATATATGAAAATGACAGCTCGTGTACTAGAGATAAACGCCAACTTTTTGTATCTACCGGGCTGTATGATCATCTCTTTTGACGACGTCTCGACCCACACCACAGAGGTCAAGCTTGTTCGCGTGAACCAAGGGGTTGACCTGGGGAAACTATCTGACGCACATACTGTCTACAAGGAAGTTATACATGACGTGAtcggggttgaggaggctaTGCAACGGCTGGTTAAGCTGGTGCAAAAGGACAACAAGTACCCAATCTGGCTTCTCATCCTTTTCCACGGATTAGCCAGTGCGTCCGTTGGACCTTTCGCATTTGGGGCCCGGCCAATTGATTTGCCcattgcttttcttcttgggTGTCTCTTGGGAATTCTACAGCTTGTCTTGTCTCCTCGATCACACCTCTACTCCAACGTCTTTGAAATATCTGCTGCTGTCTTAACATCATTCCTGGCCCGGGCATTTGGTAGCATCCCCTACAAAGACGGCTATCTATTCTGCTTCTCAGCCCTGGCTCAATCTTCCATCGCGCTAATCCTTCCCGGCTACCTTGTACTCTGCGCCAGCCTGGAGCTCCAGTCACGCAGCATGGTGGCCGGTTCCGTCCGTATGGTCTATGCTATCATTTACTCCCTCTTCCTAGCCTTCGGGATCACAATTGGCACCGCTGTCTATGGGCTTTTGGACCCCAATGCCTCCTCCGAGTACACCTGCCCCGCAGGACCCGTCCACAATCCATATCTCCGACGTTTCCCCTTCGTCATCGCCTTCACCTTCTGCCTCGCGGCTGTCAATCAAGCGAAATGGAAACAGATTCCTGTGATGCTCATAATCTCCTTCGCAGGCTACGTCAcaaacttcttcgccgcgaAACGCTTCGCCTCGAGCATACAAGTTTCCAGCGCACTTGGCgcctttgttgttggtgtcCTCGCAAACCTCTACAGTCGTATTCGCCATGGATtagccgccgcagccatgcTACCTGCCATCTTTGTTCTCGTGCCTTCCGGTCTAGCAGCCAGCGGATCCTTGGTTTCTGGAATTGCTTCGGCTGGGCAAATAACCTCGGGGCaatccctcttctctcctgCCAGCAATGGCACTCAGAGCTTCGTCGATGCCGCTGTGAACATGACCTCCAGCGGTAACAACCCATTCCAGGGTGTCGTCTTCGACATCGGGTACGGGATGGTGCAGGTTGCAATCGGGTTCACGGTTGGGCTGTTCCTTGCCGCCTTGGTTGTTTACCCGCTTGGGAAAAAACGCAGCGGTCTCTTCA GTACGATATAA
- the PEP7 gene encoding putative vacuolar segregation protein (Pep7) (BUSCO:EOG092629RT;~COG:S;~EggNog:ENOG410PG39;~InterPro:IPR017455,IPR036531,IPR011011,IPR021565, IPR000306,IPR006642,IPR013087,IPR013083;~PFAM:PF11464,PF01363;~go_function: GO:0003677 - DNA binding [Evidence IEA];~go_function: GO:0046872 - metal ion binding [Evidence IEA];~go_process: GO:0006281 - DNA repair [Evidence IEA]), whose amino-acid sequence MSRRTLGGGRVLGSANTRTPAATLTSPQQRPNILSPSTSTLSLNSQTSASQVSTETQDLTSRISLENGSAPIPAAPAAAGAQLSCPICSEEMVTLLQLNRHLDDIHQNLEDDRQDEVKDWFKTQMEKAKRFQPLAVLNQKLKGLDVFESNENQQALTGASRPPGPSQNHPQTLTLEQQQPRPLDPEDIITKEHWQPRGFYDSCLEPSCGERLNATNGSVNCRKCGKLFCEEHTMYQMKLSRSAQHEPVRGLWYRVCETCYKSRDGYNDHNGLIRDRMHEFKAVRKPNIDKSLLEVSRLEKRLTRLTQLLASLPPEQLQPNKLWPIPFQHDERKALEQTVISWQDDATVPRCPFCQQDFSSYTFRRHHCRTCGRVVCGDVSTGCSVEMPLSVTPLSKAYVEKSVKVGSVPIDVRLCKECKSTLFDKRDFDADLARKPADVRAYENLRQFERGIRLLMPKFQKLLTTLQNPRRPPSAAQLADAAKVRKRLTDSFTQYDTAARRIRDLPTDSPTQQRLQKAIHQQASNFLHLHMLPLKTLPKILKHTTPNGNQPISPGSPSNVSTEGHRRQNSALVSIRNGNAAASISNASITSEASSAVSALEAEEKALRERLIVLEEQKFFVSEMIADANRRRKFDEVSSLAMNIEDLTREIDRVNGVLDGLDFEGAYMGAQQT is encoded by the exons ATGTCCCGGAGGACGCTGGGTGGAGGTCGTGTTTTGGGCTCCGCGAACACTCGAACTCCAGCAGCGACTTTAACGTCTCCCCAACAAAGACCGAATATCCTATCTCCCTCCACGAGTACCCTTTCTCTCAATTCCCAGACGTCCGCCTCCCAGGTCTCGACCGAAACTCAAGATCTGACCTCCCGCATCTCACTCGAGAATGGAAGCGCGCCCATACCTGCAGCTCCGGCTGCGGCCGGTGCCCAGTTATCCTGCCCAATCTGCAGTGAGGAGATG GTTACATTGCTACAGTTAAACAG GCACCTTGACGATATCCACCAGAATCTAGAAGACGACCGACAAGATGAAGTTAAGGATTGGTTCAAAACGCAAATGGAGAAAGCCAAGCGCTTCCAGCCGCTGGCCGTCCTCAACCAGAAGCTCAAGGGCCTGGACGTATTCGAGTCAAACGAGAACCAGCAAGCCTTAACGGGCGCGAGTCGACCGCCTGGTCCCTCGCAGAACCACCCGCAAACTCTCACACTtgagcaacaacaaccaaggCCGCTGGATCCGGAGGATATCATAACAAAGGAGCATTGGCAACCTCGCGGATTTTATGATTCTTGTCTAGAGCCATCGTGTGGAGAACGTTTAAACGCTACCAATGGGAGTGTGAATTGTCGGAAATGCGGGAAGTTATTTTGCGAGGAGCATACGATGTATCAAATGAAGCTTTCGAGGTCAGCGCAACATGAACCCGTTCGGGGGCTGTGGTATAGGGTTTGCGAGACTTGCTATAAGTCGCGGGATGGCTATAATGACCATAACG GCCTGATAAGGGACCGAATGCACGAGTTCAAGGCCGTGAGGAAGCCGAATATCGACAAGTCTCTGCTTGAAGTCTCGCGGCTAGAAAAGCGTCTGACAAGGCTCACTCAGCTACTAGCTAGTCTCCCTCCGGAGCAGTTGCAGCCGAACAAACTCTGGCCAATTCCGTTCCAACATGACGAACGGAAGGCTCTCGAACAAACAGTCATTAGCTGGCAGGACGATGCGACGGTTCCAAGGTGTCCATTCTGTCAGCAGGATTTCTCAAGCTATACTTTTCGACGGCATCACTGCAGAACTTGCGGGCGAGTTGTGTGTGGTGATGTTTCAACGGGATGTTCTGTTGAAATGCCGCTAAGTGTGACTCCAT TATCGAAGGCCTATGTGGAGAAGTCAGTCAAGGTAGGCTCGGTACCTATCGATGTCAGACTCTGCAAAGAATGCAAGTCAACGTTATTTGACAAACGTGACTTTGATGCGGACCTTGCGCGGAAGCCTGCAGATGTCAGAGCATATGAGAATCTGAGACAGTTCGAGCGGGGGATTCGACTTCTCATGCCTAAGTTCCAGAAACTGCTCACAACTTTGCA AAACCCAAGGCGGCCGCCCTCAGCCGCTCAATTAGCCGATGCGGCGAAAGTTCGTAAACGTTTAACGGATTCTTTTACTCAATATGATACAGCCGCTAGGCGTATCCGCGACTTACCAACGGACTCTCCAACCCAGCAACGCCTCCAGAAAGCAATTCACCAGCAAGCGAGCAATTTTCTACATCTCCATATGCTCCCTCTGAAAACCTTACCTAAAATCCTGAAACATACCACACCAAACGGGAATCAGCCGATTTCTCCCGGAAGCCCTAGTAATGTGTCAACTGAGGGCCATCGGCGACAAAACTCAGCTCTGGTTTCCATCAGAAATGGAAACGCTGCGGCTAGCATTAGCAATGCCAGCATAACGAGTGAAGCCAGTAGCGCTGTATCTGCGctcgaagcagaagaaaaagcgCTGCGTGAACGACTGATCGTGCTAGAAGAACAGAAGTTTTTCGTTTCCGAAATGATTGCAGATGCGAACCGACGACGGAAGTTCGACGAGGTCAGCAGTCTTGCCATGAATATTGAGGATCTTACCCGAGAAATAGACCGGGTCAACGGCGTGCTTGACGGTTTGGACTTTGAAGGTGCCTATATGGGTGCGCAGCAAACATAA